In the genome of Pseudoglutamicibacter cumminsii, one region contains:
- a CDS encoding F0F1 ATP synthase subunit delta produces MATATNEALANALAALESSAATAELSWATDLFGALNVIDENAALRRALTDPSREPEARAGLVRTLFGERIGDKAREVLEGLARSRFSTERDLGDTLELVAAITATTVAEKADGAAGLDKLQTELLGFVDLVASDHELQWALTDPQAPVDAKVELAQKLVPQASDVTRTLLAQAVSHPRGLRPTALVERFAEIAAHRQQRFIATVSVTRPLTDSQRERLQAGLNSMYGRELRLNEVIDPAVVGGVRIVVGDEVVDATAASRLADLRRKLAS; encoded by the coding sequence ATGGCAACTGCGACGAACGAGGCGCTGGCAAACGCGCTGGCAGCACTCGAGTCTTCGGCCGCTACCGCCGAGCTTTCCTGGGCGACCGATCTTTTCGGCGCCCTGAACGTCATCGACGAGAATGCAGCTTTGCGCCGTGCGCTGACGGACCCATCGCGGGAACCGGAAGCCCGAGCTGGCCTGGTGCGTACCCTCTTCGGAGAGCGTATCGGTGATAAGGCTCGTGAGGTCCTCGAGGGGCTGGCGCGCTCGCGCTTCTCCACCGAGCGGGACCTAGGCGACACCCTCGAACTCGTCGCCGCCATCACCGCGACGACCGTTGCCGAAAAGGCAGACGGCGCCGCTGGACTGGACAAACTCCAGACCGAGCTGCTCGGTTTCGTTGATCTGGTCGCTTCCGATCACGAGCTCCAGTGGGCTCTCACTGATCCGCAGGCACCAGTCGACGCGAAGGTTGAGCTCGCACAGAAGCTTGTTCCACAGGCATCTGATGTGACCCGCACACTGTTGGCGCAGGCGGTATCTCACCCTCGCGGTTTGCGACCTACCGCATTGGTAGAGCGCTTCGCCGAAATCGCGGCACACCGGCAGCAGCGTTTCATCGCTACGGTGAGTGTGACCCGTCCGCTGACCGATTCGCAGCGCGAACGACTACAGGCAGGGCTGAACTCAATGTACGGTCGCGAACTTCGCCTCAACGAAGTGATCGACCCAGCCGTTGTAGGTGGCGTTCGCATTGTCGTAGGCGATGAAGTGGTTGACGCAACCGCTGCTAGCCGCCTGGCAGATTTACGCCGCAAGCTCGCAAGCTAA
- a CDS encoding F0F1 ATP synthase subunit B, with translation MDNAVILAAGAANPLLPNWWEVLVTLVGFLVLLIIVGKVATPMFEKTFEERTAAIEGGIQKAEAAQAEAEAAKAEYQQQLQEARTEANRIREEARAEGAQILAEMKAKAADDAARITEQAHASIQAERVAAQASLRTEVGTLATDLASKIVGEALEDDARSQRVVDRFLADLEAQQQGASN, from the coding sequence ATGGATAACGCAGTGATCCTCGCGGCTGGCGCCGCTAATCCGCTGCTGCCGAACTGGTGGGAGGTGCTCGTCACCCTCGTCGGCTTCCTGGTTCTGCTGATCATCGTCGGCAAGGTAGCCACCCCGATGTTCGAGAAGACCTTCGAAGAGCGCACCGCAGCTATCGAAGGTGGCATCCAGAAGGCAGAAGCTGCACAGGCTGAAGCCGAGGCTGCGAAAGCTGAATACCAGCAGCAGCTGCAGGAAGCCCGCACCGAAGCAAACCGCATCCGTGAGGAAGCGCGCGCTGAGGGTGCACAGATCCTTGCTGAGATGAAGGCTAAGGCCGCCGATGATGCAGCACGCATCACCGAGCAGGCACACGCCAGCATCCAGGCAGAGCGCGTTGCTGCTCAGGCCTCCCTCCGCACTGAGGTGGGCACGTTGGCAACCGACCTCGCTTCGAAGATCGTCGGTGAAGCACTCGAAGACGACGCACGTTCGCAGCGCGTTGTTGACCGCTTCCTCGCTGACCTCGAAGCACAGCAGCAGGGGGCGTCGAACTAA
- the atpE gene encoding ATP synthase F0 subunit C codes for MQISGNLNAIGYGLSAIGGGIGVGLVFAAFIQGVARQPELQNKLQPLAFMGLAFTEALAILGLVFAFVWK; via the coding sequence ATGCAGATCTCCGGAAACCTCAACGCCATCGGCTACGGTCTCTCCGCCATCGGTGGTGGTATTGGCGTGGGCCTCGTGTTCGCTGCCTTCATCCAGGGTGTCGCACGCCAGCCGGAACTCCAGAACAAGCTGCAGCCACTCGCCTTCATGGGCCTGGCATTTACCGAGGCACTTGCAATTCTGGGTCTCGTCTTCGCGTTCGTCTGGAAGTAA
- the atpB gene encoding F0F1 ATP synthase subunit A has translation MIALALSTAAGSDGFTPPTIDDLHLPEIIPWGAEYGTGFGKQMLVVLLTVLLLSWFFVAAARKRQMIPGRFQFFGEGFYSFVRNSVGRDMLGEKEFRKYTPLLVALFAFVLVSNLMGAVPFIQLPTTSHVGTAYALAGIVYLYWIYLGFKTHGIGYFKVALMPSGVPWPFYFLVIPIEIVSTFLVRPMTHSLRLFATMLSGHMIVALAGSAMNFMFLKMGEWYGYPLGVLVFIGAVGMFLFEIFIMVLQAYVFALLTAVYIQSSIAEAH, from the coding sequence TTGATCGCGCTTGCGCTTTCCACAGCCGCCGGTTCCGACGGTTTCACCCCACCAACCATCGATGACCTCCACCTTCCGGAGATTATCCCGTGGGGCGCCGAATACGGCACCGGTTTTGGTAAGCAGATGCTTGTTGTTCTGCTAACTGTTTTGCTCCTCTCGTGGTTCTTTGTCGCTGCAGCACGCAAGCGGCAGATGATTCCAGGCCGCTTCCAGTTCTTCGGTGAAGGCTTCTACTCCTTCGTCCGGAACTCAGTGGGCCGTGACATGCTCGGCGAAAAGGAATTCCGCAAGTACACACCACTCCTCGTGGCGTTGTTTGCGTTTGTCCTTGTCAGCAACCTGATGGGCGCTGTGCCCTTCATCCAACTGCCCACCACGTCACACGTCGGCACAGCGTACGCGCTAGCCGGCATCGTGTACCTCTACTGGATTTACCTGGGCTTCAAGACCCACGGGATTGGCTACTTCAAGGTCGCACTCATGCCATCGGGTGTGCCGTGGCCTTTCTATTTCCTTGTGATCCCGATCGAGATCGTTTCGACGTTCTTGGTTCGTCCAATGACGCACTCGCTGCGTCTGTTCGCGACCATGCTTTCGGGTCACATGATCGTTGCGCTTGCTGGCTCAGCGATGAACTTCATGTTCCTGAAGATGGGTGAGTGGTACGGATATCCACTCGGTGTGCTCGTCTTCATCGGTGCAGTAGGTATGTTCCTCTTCGAGATCTTCATCATGGTTCTGCAGGCATACGTCTTTGCCCTGCTGACCGCGGTGTATATCCAGAGCTCGATCGCGGAAGCCCACTAG